In one Sporomusa sphaeroides DSM 2875 genomic region, the following are encoded:
- the gyrA gene encoding DNA gyrase subunit A, whose product MDFGLGKVLPIKIEDEMKNSYIDYAMSVIVMRALPDVRDGLKPVHRRILYAMHEAGMAANKPYKKSARIVGEVLGKYHPHGDSSVYDAIVRMAQNFSTRYMQVDGHGNFGSVDGDSAAAMRYTEVRMSRIAEEMLADIEKDTVDFVPNYDESLKEPAVLPAKIPNLLINGSSGIAVGMATNIPPHNLGEVVDGLIMMIENPEVTITDLMMAIKGPDFPTGALILGREGIRQAYTTGKGSVKIRAQARIENMSGGKQRILVSELPYQVNKAKLIENIAALVRDKTIDGITDLRDESDRNGMRVVIELRRDANADVVLNQLYKHTQMQDTFGVNMLALVNGRPKVFNLREVLYHYLEHQKEVIVRRTKFELAKARARAHILEGLKIALDHLDAVISTIRQSQTPEIAKNALMDKFSLSEKQSQAILDMRLQRLTGLEREKIENEYKDIMETIEWLEGVLADESKVMNIIKEELLDVKKRFSDERRTVITSDVSKMDMEDLIAEEDIVITLTHQGYIKRLPVDTYRSQRRGGKGVTGMGTKEEDFVEHLFVATTHHNLLFFTSRGRMYRLKGYELPEAGRTAKGTAIVNLLQVEKDEKITAVIPIKEFSAKRYLFMATQKGTVKKSELLDFDTARKGGLIAISLDEDDDLIGVKLTNGECDIIMGTRDGKAIVFREADVRIMGRTAHGVRGITLEPGDQVVGMDVTKKDGEVLTITSEGYGKRTAVTDYRITGRGGKGVINIKPNSAEKIGHVVGIKVVKPGQELMLITIDGIIIRMEIDTISITSRSTQGVKVMRTDAEDQVIALAVVEKKANND is encoded by the coding sequence TTGGATTTTGGTTTAGGCAAAGTATTGCCGATCAAAATTGAAGATGAAATGAAAAATTCATATATTGACTATGCTATGAGTGTAATTGTTATGCGGGCATTGCCTGATGTCCGCGATGGACTAAAACCTGTTCATCGCCGGATACTGTATGCCATGCACGAAGCAGGAATGGCTGCCAATAAGCCGTACAAAAAATCGGCGCGTATTGTCGGTGAAGTGCTTGGTAAATACCACCCTCATGGCGATAGTTCGGTATATGATGCCATTGTCCGTATGGCGCAGAATTTTTCGACCCGTTACATGCAAGTAGACGGACATGGAAACTTCGGTTCTGTTGATGGAGATTCGGCAGCGGCTATGCGTTACACAGAAGTGCGCATGTCACGGATTGCTGAAGAAATGCTGGCAGATATTGAAAAAGACACCGTTGATTTTGTTCCCAACTATGATGAATCGTTAAAAGAGCCCGCGGTACTGCCGGCCAAAATACCCAACCTTTTGATCAATGGTTCTTCGGGTATTGCGGTAGGGATGGCTACCAATATTCCTCCTCATAATCTGGGGGAAGTTGTTGATGGCCTCATAATGATGATTGAAAATCCTGAGGTAACTATAACCGACTTAATGATGGCCATTAAAGGCCCTGATTTTCCCACAGGAGCTTTAATCCTGGGACGGGAAGGCATTAGACAGGCTTATACTACCGGTAAGGGCAGTGTTAAAATCAGAGCTCAAGCCAGAATAGAAAATATGTCTGGCGGTAAACAGCGTATTTTGGTGAGTGAACTGCCGTATCAGGTTAATAAAGCCAAATTGATTGAAAACATTGCTGCCCTTGTTAGGGACAAAACCATTGACGGCATTACCGATCTTAGAGATGAGAGCGACCGCAATGGTATGAGAGTGGTTATCGAACTTAGACGGGATGCTAATGCAGATGTTGTGTTAAATCAGTTGTATAAGCATACCCAGATGCAGGATACTTTCGGGGTTAATATGCTGGCTCTGGTAAACGGTCGTCCCAAAGTGTTTAACCTGCGGGAAGTTCTTTATCATTATCTGGAACATCAAAAAGAAGTAATTGTTCGCCGCACTAAGTTTGAATTGGCTAAAGCGCGGGCCAGAGCTCATATTTTAGAAGGCTTGAAAATTGCGCTTGATCATCTGGATGCTGTTATTAGCACAATTAGGCAATCGCAAACTCCGGAAATAGCTAAAAATGCATTAATGGATAAATTCAGCCTGAGTGAAAAGCAATCGCAGGCTATCCTGGATATGCGTCTCCAGCGTTTGACCGGACTGGAACGTGAAAAAATTGAGAACGAGTATAAGGACATAATGGAGACCATCGAATGGCTGGAAGGCGTACTGGCAGACGAAAGCAAAGTAATGAACATCATCAAAGAAGAACTTTTAGATGTTAAAAAACGGTTTTCGGACGAACGGCGTACGGTCATTACCAGCGATGTTTCCAAAATGGACATGGAAGACCTGATTGCGGAAGAGGATATTGTAATAACCTTGACTCACCAAGGCTATATCAAGCGTTTGCCGGTTGATACCTATCGCAGTCAGCGGCGGGGCGGCAAAGGCGTAACCGGAATGGGAACCAAAGAAGAAGATTTTGTCGAGCATTTATTTGTGGCGACAACTCATCATAATCTCCTGTTTTTCACCAGCAGGGGACGGATGTACCGGTTAAAAGGCTATGAACTACCGGAGGCCGGGCGCACAGCCAAAGGAACGGCTATCGTTAATTTGCTGCAAGTGGAGAAAGATGAAAAAATCACTGCTGTTATTCCGATCAAAGAGTTCAGTGCCAAACGGTACTTGTTTATGGCTACGCAAAAAGGTACTGTCAAAAAATCGGAACTGCTTGATTTTGATACCGCCCGTAAAGGCGGCTTAATTGCAATTTCCTTAGATGAAGATGATGACTTGATTGGCGTTAAACTGACAAATGGCGAATGCGATATCATTATGGGTACCCGGGATGGCAAGGCCATTGTTTTCCGTGAAGCCGATGTCAGGATTATGGGCCGGACAGCGCATGGTGTCAGAGGCATAACTCTGGAACCAGGCGATCAGGTTGTTGGCATGGATGTAACCAAAAAAGATGGTGAAGTGCTGACAATAACTTCTGAAGGGTATGGCAAACGTACTGCGGTCACCGACTACCGGATAACCGGACGGGGCGGCAAAGGTGTTATTAATATCAAACCAAACTCGGCTGAAAAAATTGGCCATGTAGTTGGCATTAAAGTGGTCAAGCCCGGACAGGAGCTAATGTTAATAACCATTGACGGCATTATCATCCGGATGGAGATTGATACCATATCGATAACCAGCCGCAGCACGCAGGGTGTAAAAGTTATGCGCACCGATGCGGAGGATCAGGTAATAGCATTGGCTGTTGTTGAAAAAAAGGCTAATAACGATTAA
- the ilvD gene encoding dihydroxy-acid dehydratase: MDLKSSIVKKGSTRAAHRSLFYAMGYTPQELEKPMIGVVNAFNEIIPGHMHLRDVAEAVKLGVAAGGGMPVEFPAIGICDGIAMGHDGMKYPLPSRELIADSVEAMAIGHRFDGLVLIPNCDKIVPGMLMAAARLNIPCIVMSGGPMMAGRYQGRDISVSTMFEAAGLFEAGKITADEMDKMEKAACPGCGSCSGMFTANTMNCMAEALGMALPGNGTIPAVQFGVRRMMAKQAGQIIVDLVKRDVKARDILTRKAFENAMAVDMGIGGSSNTVLHLTAIAHEAGFELPLSLFDEISAKTPYITKLSPGGTQHIQDLNEAGGISAVMKELSRLGCIHTDALTIAGTVNDKIKDAAIMRADVIKSVDAPYRNTGGIAILNGNLAPAGAVVKESAVKDDMLVFEGTARVFNSEEEAIEAIIGKKIKDGDVVIIRYEGPKGGPGMKEMLNPTAVIVGMGLKVALLTDGRFSGATQGACIGHVSPEAMEGGPIALIENGDIISIDIPGRNLECKISDEEMAKRKAAWVQPAPKVTTGYLARYARLVTSANTGAVLK, translated from the coding sequence GTGGATTTAAAAAGTAGTATTGTTAAAAAGGGTTCTACCCGGGCAGCTCACCGTTCTTTGTTCTATGCCATGGGCTACACTCCCCAGGAATTAGAAAAACCAATGATTGGTGTCGTTAATGCCTTTAATGAAATAATTCCGGGGCATATGCATCTTAGAGATGTTGCTGAGGCAGTGAAACTAGGTGTGGCTGCGGGTGGCGGGATGCCGGTAGAATTTCCCGCCATCGGTATTTGTGACGGGATTGCTATGGGACATGATGGCATGAAATATCCATTACCTAGCCGGGAACTTATCGCTGATTCTGTTGAGGCTATGGCGATAGGCCACAGGTTTGATGGCTTGGTGCTCATCCCTAACTGTGATAAAATTGTGCCAGGTATGCTTATGGCTGCTGCCAGGCTGAATATTCCCTGTATTGTAATGAGTGGTGGTCCGATGATGGCTGGCCGTTACCAGGGACGCGATATTAGTGTTAGTACTATGTTTGAAGCAGCCGGGCTTTTTGAAGCAGGTAAAATCACTGCCGATGAAATGGATAAAATGGAAAAGGCAGCATGTCCCGGCTGTGGTTCTTGTTCAGGCATGTTTACCGCCAATACCATGAATTGTATGGCGGAAGCATTAGGTATGGCACTGCCTGGAAATGGCACAATTCCAGCCGTTCAATTTGGTGTCCGGCGAATGATGGCAAAACAAGCTGGTCAAATTATAGTTGACCTGGTAAAACGAGATGTAAAGGCTCGTGATATTCTGACACGGAAGGCTTTTGAAAATGCTATGGCTGTTGATATGGGTATCGGCGGTTCTTCCAATACGGTATTACACCTTACCGCCATTGCTCATGAGGCCGGTTTTGAGCTGCCGCTGTCCCTGTTTGATGAAATCAGTGCCAAGACTCCCTATATAACCAAATTAAGTCCTGGTGGAACCCAGCATATTCAAGATCTTAATGAAGCGGGCGGTATTTCAGCAGTAATGAAGGAATTGTCCAGGCTAGGGTGCATTCATACTGATGCGCTAACGATAGCCGGTACTGTCAATGATAAGATTAAAGACGCTGCGATTATGCGTGCGGATGTTATTAAATCGGTAGACGCTCCCTACCGCAACACTGGTGGGATTGCTATTTTGAACGGTAACCTAGCTCCCGCTGGTGCAGTGGTCAAGGAAAGCGCCGTTAAAGATGATATGCTGGTTTTTGAAGGCACTGCCCGGGTTTTTAATTCTGAAGAAGAAGCTATTGAGGCCATTATCGGCAAAAAGATTAAAGATGGCGATGTTGTAATTATTCGTTATGAAGGTCCTAAAGGCGGTCCAGGGATGAAGGAAATGCTTAACCCGACAGCCGTAATTGTTGGTATGGGACTTAAAGTGGCGCTATTAACCGACGGACGTTTCAGCGGTGCTACTCAGGGTGCTTGCATTGGCCATGTTTCGCCTGAAGCGATGGAGGGAGGGCCAATTGCCCTTATAGAAAACGGGGATATTATTAGTATTGATATTCCTGGACGTAATCTTGAGTGCAAGATAAGCGATGAAGAGATGGCCAAACGGAAAGCCGCCTGGGTTCAGCCGGCTCCTAAAGTAACTACCGGCTACCTTGCCAGATATGCCAGATTGGTCACTTCAGCCAATACGGGAGCCGTATTGAAATAA
- a CDS encoding IS110 family transposase gives MICVGIDVAKDKHDCFIISSEGKVLANVFTIQNSMEGFGYLLEKIRACSLPLDKIKVGLEATGHYSYNILGFLLDNGLDTYVINPLHTNLYRKSLTLRKTKTDRVDARTIAAMLMSDVGLKPYTDTAYHNEELKSLTRYRFDKVKVRAKLKSSIARLVCILFPELEKLVSSLHMASVYALLDEFPGAKQIAAAHLTRLTHLLAESSKGRYGRDKAIEIREAARQSIGSVTTAKSLELRHTIRLIRELDAEIAEIEQVIQRIMDKMLSPITTIPGIGYRMGAMILSEVGDFSRFDSPDKILAYAGLSPSTYQSGQLKNCYAHMEKRGSRYLRYAIFNATKFVCLWDPVFAAYLARKRAEGKHYNVAISHAAKKLVRLIYALEKSGEPYRLAA, from the coding sequence ATGATTTGTGTCGGGATTGATGTCGCTAAGGATAAACACGACTGCTTCATCATCAGTTCGGAGGGTAAAGTCCTTGCAAATGTGTTCACCATCCAAAACAGCATGGAAGGATTTGGCTACCTGTTGGAAAAAATCCGTGCCTGTTCTTTGCCCCTGGACAAAATAAAGGTAGGGCTTGAGGCTACCGGACACTACAGCTACAACATTCTCGGGTTTCTCCTTGACAATGGTCTGGACACCTATGTCATTAACCCCTTGCACACCAATCTTTACCGGAAAAGCCTCACCCTGCGAAAGACGAAGACTGACCGTGTCGATGCGCGAACAATTGCGGCTATGCTCATGTCTGATGTGGGCCTCAAGCCCTACACAGACACAGCTTACCACAATGAGGAGCTAAAGTCACTCACCAGATACCGGTTCGACAAGGTGAAGGTACGCGCTAAGCTGAAGTCCTCAATTGCCAGGCTGGTATGCATCCTGTTCCCGGAGCTGGAAAAGCTGGTATCGTCACTCCATATGGCCTCTGTTTACGCCTTGCTCGATGAGTTCCCGGGGGCTAAGCAGATTGCAGCGGCACATCTGACGCGGCTCACCCATTTGCTTGCCGAATCCTCCAAAGGCCGTTACGGACGGGACAAAGCCATAGAGATACGTGAAGCCGCCAGGCAATCGATTGGCTCTGTGACGACCGCGAAATCACTGGAACTGCGGCATACCATCCGGCTCATCCGTGAACTCGATGCCGAGATTGCGGAAATTGAACAGGTCATCCAACGCATCATGGACAAGATGCTTTCGCCTATTACCACGATTCCCGGCATTGGCTACAGGATGGGGGCTATGATTCTGTCTGAGGTGGGTGACTTTTCACGCTTTGATTCCCCTGACAAGATTTTGGCCTATGCCGGCCTGTCGCCCTCTACCTACCAATCCGGGCAGCTTAAAAATTGCTATGCCCATATGGAGAAGCGCGGCTCCAGATACCTACGCTATGCCATCTTCAATGCCACAAAATTTGTTTGCCTTTGGGACCCTGTCTTTGCCGCTTACCTCGCCAGGAAACGCGCCGAGGGAAAGCATTACAATGTGGCCATCTCTCATGCTGCCAAGAAGCTGGTCCGGCTCATTTATGCTCTGGAGAAATCCGGCGAGCCTTATCGTCTGGCAGCCTGA
- a CDS encoding tetratricopeptide repeat protein: MEKYQRHGINPLLISIATGQDVDHVSSRPTIAMLPGKYPKLIYKHLKTVNGEFPETISRLTCAQCGKGGDYDLGTLVVPATVGEDEKKIEKIQALGYFRCKHCNTAGEWILSSRMRTMLAGKMVAAAVLNVKNKQSDEVIFGEALIDNDFAPRWGSDAESYFLQKLVEAPDNAYFWNRLGNTYYRGKRPELAAVAHEQALVKDMGQVESHFSLGQILFDCGEFEKAAEHLRQAVAFSHQYEHLPAYNLRELIVGALTILFAIYNKSDRKIDMLPKPGELEIAHFTKSEIAATAKFDFDIDPNRRETFYPLAEVYLGSRRIELPPEKRSLLVRNSKANWPVASKVNKQKPSKKNKSRKKK; the protein is encoded by the coding sequence TTGGAAAAATATCAAAGACATGGTATCAACCCTTTACTTATCAGCATAGCTACAGGCCAGGATGTAGATCATGTCTCCTCACGTCCGACCATTGCCATGCTGCCCGGCAAGTATCCCAAGCTTATTTATAAGCATCTAAAGACGGTTAATGGGGAGTTTCCTGAAACAATTTCGCGCTTGACATGTGCGCAATGCGGCAAAGGGGGAGACTATGACTTAGGTACTTTAGTGGTGCCAGCTACAGTTGGTGAGGATGAAAAGAAAATAGAGAAAATTCAAGCGCTTGGCTATTTTCGCTGCAAACATTGTAATACTGCCGGAGAGTGGATATTATCTTCCCGTATGCGGACAATGCTTGCAGGGAAAATGGTAGCAGCTGCCGTCCTCAACGTTAAGAACAAGCAGTCTGATGAAGTCATTTTTGGTGAAGCGCTGATTGACAACGATTTTGCCCCACGCTGGGGAAGTGATGCCGAAAGTTACTTTTTGCAAAAGCTAGTTGAAGCACCTGATAACGCCTATTTTTGGAATCGTTTGGGCAATACCTATTACAGGGGTAAGCGCCCTGAGTTGGCTGCGGTTGCACATGAGCAGGCATTAGTTAAGGATATGGGACAAGTAGAGTCGCATTTTTCTTTGGGTCAAATACTTTTTGATTGTGGCGAGTTTGAGAAAGCGGCAGAACACTTGAGACAAGCAGTGGCGTTTAGTCACCAGTATGAGCATCTGCCGGCGTATAATCTCAGAGAGCTTATCGTAGGGGCCTTAACCATATTGTTTGCTATCTATAACAAGAGTGACCGTAAAATTGATATGCTGCCTAAGCCTGGTGAACTGGAAATTGCCCATTTTACTAAGAGTGAAATTGCGGCGACGGCAAAGTTTGATTTTGATATAGACCCTAACCGCCGGGAAACCTTCTACCCACTGGCTGAAGTATATTTAGGGTCACGTCGGATTGAATTACCGCCGGAGAAGCGGTCACTACTTGTCCGTAACTCCAAAGCCAATTGGCCGGTTGCCAGCAAAGTTAATAAACAAAAGCCTTCAAAGAAAAACAAAAGTAGAAAGAAAAAATAA